Proteins encoded in a region of the Paenibacillus sp. W2I17 genome:
- the dcm gene encoding DNA (cytosine-5-)-methyltransferase, producing the protein MKQIHIKLNEELHSKIKQYSEIQGVSIQDFVMGATSQVLKETEATYRAENADFRFIDLFAGIGGMRIAFESVNGHCVFSSEWDKYAQKTYFSNFGELPKGDITKIQSQEIPDHDILVAGFPCQPFSLAGVSKKTSLGKEHGFLDKTQGTLFFDVARIIKEKRPKAFLLENVKNLRSHDKGKTFEIIRSTLEELDYNLHITVLDGKYYVPQHRERIFIVGFDRNIFKGKETFNFPIPNGEILPFKSILDQTVEDKYTLSDKLWQYLQDYAEKHRLKGNGFGFGLTDLDGIARTLSARYHKDGSEILIPSINGGNPRRLTPRECARLQGYPEEFKIVVSDTQAYRQFGNSVVVPLVKDIAKQIAAVINVDLGQKKKVYKSTV; encoded by the coding sequence TTGAAACAGATTCATATAAAGTTGAATGAAGAATTACATTCAAAAATAAAACAGTATTCAGAAATACAAGGGGTCTCGATTCAGGATTTTGTTATGGGAGCTACCTCGCAGGTTCTTAAAGAAACGGAAGCGACTTATAGAGCTGAAAATGCAGACTTTAGATTCATTGATTTGTTTGCTGGAATAGGGGGAATGAGAATCGCCTTTGAATCCGTCAACGGACATTGCGTTTTTTCTTCGGAGTGGGACAAATACGCACAGAAAACATATTTCAGCAATTTTGGAGAACTGCCGAAAGGTGATATCACAAAAATCCAATCACAAGAAATACCAGATCATGACATTCTCGTTGCAGGATTTCCTTGTCAGCCATTCTCTTTGGCCGGAGTCTCTAAAAAAACCAGCTTGGGGAAAGAACATGGATTTTTGGATAAAACACAGGGGACTTTGTTTTTTGATGTTGCCAGAATTATAAAAGAAAAGCGCCCAAAAGCCTTTTTGCTGGAAAATGTAAAGAATTTGAGATCGCATGATAAGGGCAAAACTTTTGAGATCATTCGGTCCACATTGGAAGAACTTGATTACAATTTGCATATCACCGTACTGGATGGTAAGTATTATGTCCCACAACATAGAGAACGTATTTTTATCGTGGGATTTGATAGAAATATATTTAAGGGTAAGGAAACATTCAACTTTCCGATACCTAACGGTGAAATACTCCCTTTTAAGTCCATACTCGATCAAACAGTCGAAGATAAATATACATTGTCCGACAAACTATGGCAATATCTTCAGGATTACGCTGAGAAGCATAGGCTTAAAGGGAACGGATTTGGTTTTGGTTTAACTGATCTTGACGGAATAGCAAGAACATTAAGTGCACGATATCACAAGGATGGTTCTGAAATCCTTATTCCCAGTATTAATGGTGGGAATCCAAGGCGACTGACACCAAGGGAATGTGCCAGACTGCAAGGATATCCGGAAGAATTTAAAATAGTCGTATCTGATACTCAAGCGTACAGACAATTTGGTAATTCAGTTGTTGTTCCATTAGTGAAGGATATTGCCAAACAAATTGCAGCTGTAATAAATGTAGATTTAGGACAGAAGAAGAAAGTATATAAATCTACTGTTTAG
- a CDS encoding WXG100 family type VII secretion target, with protein sequence MQRIEVHPDLLEEKARLVQQKKQELERMVWELEKSIYMLQSDWSGVTGERFFWDFMQVKEVFPTTLGLLDEIQKEFTFIAKNFRTTDGSGEVALYIPEELKRNFAVGLLDKSVGETITGMGQTAEAFFENPFSTLSSVAYAMTVGKVVDVGRGIQFAWDTAWGTGTARSDIGQFVEEQKKQIDENGAGYYGGAMTGQALAYVLFGKAFRSMDDKHTDLGGAGGAKPEHGGIFKYNENLKLTEIQQKKISEYIGVNSDELISSGLASEDTLKKILKNLKEGSKSGREGFRLEADTAKLLLDNKIKITEAGTTYNAKELGGRIGEIDLGTSNYIIECFNATGGKSKSISDFFKYFEGDVKQPHINPDHKGVILYAPNGIDTVKAKNISSIGVEIVTSPEELINTLKGEKR encoded by the coding sequence ATGCAGAGAATCGAGGTACATCCCGATCTATTGGAGGAAAAGGCCCGGTTGGTCCAGCAGAAGAAACAGGAACTGGAGCGAATGGTCTGGGAACTAGAGAAATCCATCTATATGTTGCAATCCGATTGGTCGGGTGTGACAGGAGAGCGTTTCTTCTGGGATTTTATGCAGGTGAAAGAAGTGTTCCCGACTACACTCGGGCTGTTGGACGAAATCCAGAAAGAGTTTACGTTTATAGCGAAGAACTTCAGAACAACGGACGGCTCCGGCGAGGTTGCGCTGTACATTCCAGAAGAACTAAAGCGAAATTTCGCTGTAGGGCTGCTTGATAAATCAGTAGGAGAAACAATAACGGGAATGGGGCAGACGGCAGAAGCTTTCTTCGAGAACCCATTCAGTACATTAAGCAGTGTGGCATATGCCATGACAGTGGGCAAAGTTGTAGACGTTGGGCGTGGTATTCAGTTTGCATGGGATACTGCTTGGGGTACGGGAACAGCGAGGTCGGATATAGGGCAATTTGTAGAAGAGCAGAAGAAGCAGATCGATGAGAATGGTGCAGGGTATTACGGTGGGGCGATGACAGGTCAGGCTTTGGCGTATGTTTTGTTTGGTAAAGCTTTTCGTTCGATGGATGATAAGCATACCGATCTGGGTGGAGCGGGTGGAGCTAAGCCGGAGCATGGTGGGATTTTTAAGTATAACGAGAATTTAAAACTTACTGAAATCCAACAAAAAAAGATATCTGAGTACATTGGAGTGAATTCCGATGAACTTATAAGTTCAGGACTTGCAAGTGAGGACACATTAAAAAAGATTCTAAAAAATTTAAAAGAAGGATCAAAATCCGGTAGGGAAGGTTTTAGACTGGAAGCTGATACTGCTAAGTTATTACTTGATAATAAAATAAAAATAACAGAGGCTGGTACAACATATAATGCTAAGGAATTAGGTGGTAGGATAGGGGAGATTGATCTGGGAACATCGAATTATATTATTGAATGTTTCAATGCTACTGGAGGTAAATCAAAATCAATAAGTGATTTTTTTAAATACTTTGAAGGCGATGTTAAGCAGCCACATATAAATCCTGATCATAAAGGAGTTATTTTATATGCCCCAAATGGTATTGATACTGTGAAAGCAAAAAATATAAGTTCAATTGGTGTTGAAATTGTAACATCTCCAGAAGAATTAATTAATACCCTAAAAGGAGAAAAAAGATAA
- a CDS encoding EcoRII N-terminal effector-binding domain-containing protein, whose amino-acid sequence MRIITKVLSKNDVSETRAHQAGMYILKNQVNFFPKLSEDKKNPRVTLNFEDECGEVWSFDFIHYNNKYFTEKGERDEYRLTPMNKYFEQFNIKAGDTITLLHEESKLKIVCERTKQE is encoded by the coding sequence ATGAGAATTATAACAAAAGTTTTGAGCAAAAACGATGTTAGTGAGACTAGGGCACATCAGGCAGGTATGTATATTTTAAAAAATCAAGTAAATTTTTTTCCTAAATTGTCAGAGGATAAGAAAAATCCGCGTGTTACTCTTAATTTTGAAGATGAATGCGGAGAAGTATGGAGTTTTGATTTTATTCATTACAATAACAAATATTTTACAGAGAAAGGGGAAAGAGATGAATATAGATTAACACCCATGAACAAGTACTTCGAGCAGTTTAATATAAAAGCAGGGGATACGATTACCCTCTTGCATGAAGAATCAAAATTGAAAATAGTTTGTGAAAGAACGAAGCAAGAATAA
- a CDS encoding YafY family protein translates to MKEKIIRLMKMIIAIQANPGITANMLAEKCEVNPRTIYRDLELLTTVVPILNEGKNTGYRFEGNFNIFPLDFNEQEALAFLLLPSFINKDKLPSGFESAYDKVISAHFKEKRQQNNIIHNIADIIQMGIPSYQKESNNFLENIIQATIELRSIETVYHTQYRDETTARRIDPYFLVPRDQKFYLIGYCHMKKEIRTFRISRFLKVDITDQTFEKNHFSIRQYFKNTWSIERGDKNTRFKVRFKEDVARYVKEKELFVHPRITDESDGSIIFEVTVNNDKEFIKWLLRYGPDAEVLEPQAVREQLKEKLNKWNQIY, encoded by the coding sequence ATGAAAGAAAAAATCATTAGATTAATGAAAATGATTATAGCTATCCAGGCGAATCCCGGAATTACAGCCAACATGCTCGCAGAAAAATGTGAGGTCAATCCACGCACCATTTACAGAGATTTGGAGCTGCTTACTACGGTTGTACCGATTCTGAATGAGGGGAAAAATACGGGCTATAGATTTGAAGGGAACTTCAATATATTCCCACTTGATTTCAACGAGCAAGAGGCGCTTGCATTCTTATTACTGCCTTCTTTTATTAATAAGGACAAACTCCCCTCTGGATTTGAATCTGCTTATGACAAAGTTATTTCTGCTCATTTTAAGGAAAAACGACAACAAAACAATATCATACATAATATAGCTGATATTATCCAAATGGGTATCCCCTCTTATCAAAAGGAGAGCAACAATTTTTTGGAAAACATTATTCAAGCTACGATAGAGTTGCGTTCAATTGAGACAGTGTACCATACTCAATATCGGGATGAGACGACAGCCCGCCGGATTGATCCTTATTTTCTTGTGCCCAGAGATCAGAAATTTTATCTGATAGGATATTGTCACATGAAAAAGGAAATTCGTACATTTCGGATCAGTCGATTTCTCAAAGTGGACATTACAGATCAGACTTTTGAAAAGAATCACTTCAGCATCAGACAATACTTTAAAAACACTTGGTCGATTGAAAGAGGAGATAAAAATACAAGATTCAAGGTCAGGTTTAAAGAAGATGTTGCTAGGTATGTCAAGGAAAAAGAACTATTTGTACATCCAAGAATAACCGATGAGAGTGATGGCAGCATTATTTTTGAGGTAACCGTCAACAATGATAAGGAATTTATCAAGTGGTTGCTAAGATATGGACCAGATGCAGAAGTACTGGAACCACAGGCGGTTCGTGAACAATTGAAGGAAAAACTAAATAAATGGAACCAGATTTACTAA
- a CDS encoding helix-turn-helix domain-containing protein: MEDREILNLVGARIKVLRKEKGLSQEALGEKGGFHFTYIGQVERGEKNVSLINLAKIAEALGVNITQLFAYVNKEMKFMESETLIQEIVSILKDMPIENILLSKNIIIEILKMHGDKKSE, translated from the coding sequence GTGGAAGACAGAGAAATTTTAAATTTAGTCGGCGCTCGAATCAAGGTTTTAAGGAAAGAAAAGGGACTATCCCAAGAGGCACTTGGAGAAAAAGGTGGATTTCATTTTACATACATTGGACAAGTGGAACGTGGAGAAAAGAATGTATCTTTAATTAATCTCGCTAAAATTGCTGAGGCATTGGGAGTGAATATAACGCAATTATTTGCTTATGTGAATAAAGAAATGAAGTTCATGGAGTCAGAAACTTTGATTCAGGAGATCGTAAGTATATTAAAAGATATGCCAATTGAAAATATACTACTATCTAAAAATATTATTATTGAAATCCTAAAAATGCATGGTGATAAAAAATCCGAATAA
- a CDS encoding HEPN domain-containing protein — protein MARNWSITEAHCNHQVDFTPRLQDHDISTQPRSKHIPAYHMLRTTIMDYHQHAKYHLKLAVIMCNHNQFKACLILCDWALASMIKALYIHKYHSMHPPKEITMNEILPLVHTDTETGLDIALFIGTMQHMSSQADYPYDQPLEPNNFEKLIQRTEEILDELATQLEDDSSE, from the coding sequence ATGGCAAGAAATTGGTCCATAACCGAAGCACATTGTAATCACCAAGTAGATTTTACCCCACGTTTGCAAGACCATGATATCTCCACACAACCTAGGTCCAAACACATTCCTGCTTACCATATGCTACGTACTACAATAATGGACTATCACCAACATGCTAAGTATCATTTGAAACTTGCCGTCATCATGTGTAATCACAATCAGTTTAAAGCCTGTCTAATTCTATGTGATTGGGCTCTAGCCTCCATGATTAAAGCGCTTTATATCCATAAGTATCATTCAATGCATCCACCCAAGGAAATCACCATGAACGAAATCTTACCTTTAGTGCATACGGACACTGAAACTGGATTGGATATTGCCTTGTTCATCGGCACGATGCAACATATGTCATCCCAAGCGGATTACCCATATGACCAGCCACTAGAACCGAACAACTTCGAAAAGCTTATTCAACGAACGGAAGAGATATTGGACGAGTTAGCCACTCAATTGGAGGATGATTCATCAGAGTAA
- a CDS encoding very short patch repair endonuclease, which translates to MSDIVSKETRSKMMSSIKSVSKLENRVASSLWRKGLRFRRNTKVLMGRPDISIRKYKVVIFIDSCFWHGCSIHANRPKNNAEFWANKLEGNKKRDQAVNEFYLKNDWNILRVWEHEFKTDYDITINKIYNYIVDARRRKC; encoded by the coding sequence ATGAGTGATATTGTATCGAAAGAGACCCGAAGCAAAATGATGAGTTCTATCAAGTCCGTTTCCAAGCTGGAAAATAGGGTGGCAAGCAGTCTTTGGAGGAAAGGTCTACGTTTTAGAAGAAATACAAAAGTGTTAATGGGAAGACCGGATATTTCAATTAGAAAATATAAAGTTGTGATTTTTATTGATTCCTGTTTTTGGCATGGTTGTTCAATCCACGCGAACAGACCAAAGAACAATGCAGAATTTTGGGCTAATAAACTGGAAGGAAATAAAAAAAGGGATCAGGCTGTGAATGAATTTTATTTAAAAAATGATTGGAATATTCTTCGTGTTTGGGAGCACGAATTCAAAACCGATTATGATATAACTATTAATAAAATTTATAACTATATAGTCGATGCAAGGAGGAGAAAGTGTTGA
- a CDS encoding type II restriction endonuclease — translation MLQDAIKDCLSNELSFVKFISANDAGSTGSHQSGFYIAKNAWRILFDSPGSKGENKEKRVTIKWQQDFETESRFIYYGQGSRNEYRITRFGRGFPFLNEEHVGDLFVLIQMEETFYNAYILSGDEEIEEFFLEIGMDVTQTNSIIEKGDISTEPSIDELFQKYLEELTVDFPDTKEISRKAREISGVFYNIRKNDPDKLLLNWVETEYSLFRAIESSRYRERISTPFNSVEELVGCANTLLNRRKSRAGKSLENHLSRIFKDHQLNFEEQAVTEGRKKPDFLFPGSIDYHNSSVSSDKLTFLAAKTTCKDRWRQVLNEADRIEEKHLFTLQQGISENQLKEMYDYKVRLVVPKSYITSFPKKYRDKLMSLESFITHVKNK, via the coding sequence GTGTTACAGGATGCGATTAAAGATTGCCTTAGTAATGAATTATCATTTGTCAAATTTATTTCAGCTAACGATGCTGGTTCTACAGGGTCACATCAATCAGGCTTTTACATAGCAAAGAATGCTTGGCGCATTCTTTTTGATAGCCCAGGTTCTAAAGGAGAGAACAAGGAAAAACGAGTCACAATCAAGTGGCAACAAGATTTTGAGACTGAGAGCAGATTTATTTATTATGGTCAGGGTAGCAGGAATGAATATAGAATCACTAGATTCGGAAGAGGTTTTCCCTTTTTAAACGAGGAACATGTTGGAGATCTTTTTGTTCTGATACAAATGGAAGAAACTTTTTATAATGCGTATATTTTAAGTGGCGATGAAGAAATTGAGGAATTCTTTCTTGAAATAGGTATGGATGTGACCCAAACAAATTCTATAATTGAAAAGGGTGACATTTCTACCGAGCCTTCCATTGATGAACTCTTTCAAAAATATTTAGAAGAACTTACTGTGGATTTCCCTGATACAAAAGAAATCTCTAGAAAAGCCAGAGAGATAAGTGGAGTATTCTATAATATTAGGAAAAATGATCCTGATAAATTGTTGTTGAATTGGGTAGAAACTGAGTATTCATTGTTCCGTGCTATTGAAAGTTCCAGATATAGAGAAAGAATCTCTACACCGTTCAATTCTGTAGAAGAATTGGTGGGATGTGCCAATACGCTGTTAAACAGAAGGAAAAGCAGGGCAGGGAAATCTCTTGAAAATCATCTGAGCAGGATATTTAAGGATCACCAATTGAATTTTGAAGAACAGGCTGTTACTGAAGGTAGAAAAAAGCCTGACTTTTTGTTCCCTGGATCGATTGACTACCATAATTCTTCGGTCAGTAGTGATAAACTTACTTTCCTTGCTGCTAAAACCACTTGCAAGGATCGTTGGAGACAGGTACTTAATGAAGCTGACAGAATTGAAGAGAAACATCTTTTCACACTTCAACAAGGCATTTCTGAGAACCAGTTAAAGGAAATGTATGATTATAAGGTGAGGCTTGTAGTTCCCAAATCTTACATCACAAGTTTTCCGAAAAAATATAGGGATAAATTAATGAGTTTGGAATCATTTATTACCCATGTGAAAAATAAATAA
- a CDS encoding HNH endonuclease, with amino-acid sequence MPLILSQRINFDSNYQDIPFKVYHYPKKYRSKIKSGDIFIYHQGDKKNPTNRFYYGYGVVGQISSMDGENYFAEIIGGTPFPYKVPLKYETSQYYENFGDGYNERKKPDWQNAIRFISHDAFNLIIEAAYVSDIQSLYDISNIESISEPLMLISKLNKIYSNYNFEMRNKIVSEHLDRGTSVTNALKKILGPNCQICGEPGFEKKDGTRYIEAHHLIQLSQKKLASLCSDNIILLCSNCHKEIHHGKHFSHSADETKLYIELGTKRVSIQKNTIDYLKKLEQCQALVPS; translated from the coding sequence ATGCCTCTTATACTTTCTCAAAGGATAAACTTTGATTCCAACTATCAAGATATTCCTTTTAAGGTATATCACTATCCAAAAAAATATAGAAGCAAAATTAAATCAGGAGATATTTTCATTTATCATCAGGGTGACAAAAAAAATCCAACTAATAGATTCTATTATGGATATGGTGTAGTAGGACAAATATCATCCATGGATGGTGAAAATTATTTTGCGGAAATAATAGGCGGTACGCCTTTCCCCTACAAAGTACCACTAAAGTATGAGACATCACAATATTATGAAAATTTTGGAGATGGCTATAATGAACGCAAAAAACCTGACTGGCAAAATGCTATTAGATTTATTTCGCATGATGCATTTAATTTAATTATTGAAGCAGCTTATGTAAGTGATATACAGTCCCTATACGATATTTCAAATATCGAATCTATTAGTGAACCTCTAATGTTAATTTCAAAATTAAACAAGATTTATTCTAATTATAATTTCGAAATGAGAAACAAAATTGTAAGTGAACATTTAGACCGTGGCACTTCTGTAACGAATGCTTTAAAGAAAATATTGGGACCTAACTGTCAGATATGTGGAGAACCCGGATTCGAAAAAAAGGATGGGACAAGATATATAGAAGCACATCATCTTATCCAACTATCCCAAAAAAAATTAGCTTCTTTATGTTCTGATAACATTATTTTACTATGTTCAAACTGCCATAAAGAAATTCATCACGGAAAGCATTTCAGTCATTCAGCAGATGAAACAAAATTATATATTGAACTAGGGACCAAAAGAGTCAGTATACAAAAAAATACTATTGATTATCTTAAGAAACTTGAACAATGTCAGGCTCTAGTACCATCATAA